The following proteins are encoded in a genomic region of Clostridium kluyveri:
- a CDS encoding isochorismatase family cysteine hydrolase yields MLDVKKILEMEKEVKGKNLDLKDLKKGNTALVVVDMVNGFVHEGLLASPRIKNIIKNIVDLNNNTLGYKKVFFLDEHEEDSVEYKTHGIHCRKGTTECELIPELKESLKDYKNTAVIPKNSTNGFHAPLFKNWLNENESTIENYIVVGCESDICVINFVITLKTYFNQKNMDRRIIVPANSVETYDLENHDGDLMKSISLYNMQMNGMEIVDSIII; encoded by the coding sequence ATGTTAGATGTTAAAAAAATATTGGAAATGGAAAAAGAAGTTAAAGGGAAAAATTTAGATTTAAAAGATCTTAAAAAGGGAAATACTGCATTAGTGGTAGTAGATATGGTTAATGGTTTTGTGCATGAAGGACTTTTAGCTTCACCTAGAATTAAAAACATAATAAAAAATATAGTTGATTTAAATAATAATACTTTAGGGTATAAAAAAGTATTTTTCTTAGATGAACATGAAGAGGATTCGGTAGAATATAAAACTCACGGAATTCACTGCAGAAAGGGAACAACAGAATGCGAACTCATACCAGAATTAAAGGAGAGTTTAAAAGATTATAAAAATACAGCTGTGATACCCAAAAATAGTACTAATGGTTTTCATGCGCCTCTATTTAAAAATTGGTTAAATGAAAATGAAAGTACCATTGAAAATTATATAGTAGTGGGCTGTGAGTCAGATATTTGTGTGATAAATTTTGTAATTACATTAAAAACTTATTTTAATCAGAAAAATATGGATAGGAGAATAATAGTTCCTGCCAATTCTGTGGAGACCTATGATTTAGAGAATCATGACGGAGATTTAATGAAGAGTATATCCCTATACAATATGCAGATGAATGGTATGGAAATAGTAGACAGCATAATTATTTAA
- a CDS encoding MarR family winged helix-turn-helix transcriptional regulator, which translates to MDREKEYKIITDFTVIVKLMKKKLFCMNRENISNLGISSFIILNEVEKDVPKTLKEITEKSGLPNSTASVIIDKLSQKGFVHRKRDINDRRKILIYLTEEGHRLLDDLNNKGLSYCIQILKSASDEEIDIISRGLRILREIMEKDIV; encoded by the coding sequence ATGGATAGAGAAAAAGAGTATAAAATTATAACGGATTTTACAGTGATAGTAAAACTTATGAAAAAGAAGTTATTTTGTATGAACAGAGAAAATATTTCAAATTTAGGAATATCATCTTTCATTATATTAAATGAGGTTGAAAAGGATGTACCTAAGACTTTAAAGGAAATAACTGAAAAGTCAGGATTACCTAATAGTACAGCTTCTGTAATTATAGATAAGCTATCCCAAAAGGGCTTTGTACATAGAAAGAGAGATATAAATGATAGAAGAAAAATATTAATATATTTAACAGAAGAAGGACATAGATTACTGGATGATTTAAACAATAAGGGATTATCCTATTGTATACAGATATTGAAATCTGCCAGTGATGAGGAAATAGACATAATTTCAAGAGGGTTGAGGATTTTAAGAGAAATAATGGAAAAAGATATTGTTTAG
- a CDS encoding S41 family peptidase, whose amino-acid sequence MKIKSKFGAVSSAEKLKLNFNVRNIFIIFSLIFFIFGFTARVHAEDSQTLNEIRNIIKNNYIKDVSDSVLNKSTIDEILTGLDDPYSQYFSAEEEEDFLNEIDNKVCGIGIEMNKVSTGAQVVSVIKDSPAEAAGLKEGDIITSVDSNSISDLSIDEIGKCIRGEEGTKVNLVVQRENEILNFNVQRAELQLSTVEGIMLDNSTAYIYISSFGENTSQKLDEILEELSVKNPESYIIDLRNNGGGYMYSAVDIAGNFIGNNLALIVEDKYKNKMGYLTGGHKIVIDKPVIFLTNGNTASASEILAAAVKDYKKAFFIGNVTYGKGVAQQIFELSNGSALKLTTEEFYSPLGNVIQKVGIKPDLDTGDLDALKVAQLLSGKCRNNTDKTGFLKITLNEREFNIDLNMAKSEEYWTTFKYIIEHVSKSKVYIGTKNGWTNVPNDYFNNIYKFFYSNYKLLDTLNKVPEDKSFTVTFNKEINFDLSNNITMEIINSNTGKRIDFDINILKGNKAVLTPKEKLDKGQTYYIKIKNVIKPVVVKK is encoded by the coding sequence ATGAAAATCAAATCTAAATTTGGGGCCGTAAGTTCAGCTGAGAAATTAAAACTAAATTTTAATGTTAGAAATATTTTTATAATATTTTCATTAATATTTTTTATATTTGGTTTTACGGCTAGAGTACATGCTGAAGATTCCCAGACTTTAAACGAAATTAGAAATATAATTAAAAATAATTATATTAAAGATGTATCTGACAGTGTATTAAACAAATCTACCATAGATGAAATATTAACGGGATTGGATGATCCTTATAGTCAATACTTTTCGGCGGAGGAAGAAGAAGATTTTTTAAATGAGATAGATAACAAAGTGTGTGGAATAGGCATAGAAATGAATAAAGTTTCTACAGGGGCTCAAGTAGTTTCTGTGATTAAGGACTCTCCTGCAGAAGCTGCAGGATTAAAAGAAGGGGACATTATAACTTCTGTGGATTCAAATTCAATTAGTGATTTGAGTATAGATGAAATAGGAAAATGCATACGTGGTGAAGAAGGTACTAAAGTAAATCTTGTAGTGCAGAGAGAAAATGAAATATTAAATTTTAATGTACAAAGGGCAGAATTGCAGTTATCGACAGTAGAGGGTATTATGTTGGATAATAGTACAGCATACATTTACATATCATCTTTTGGAGAAAATACCTCTCAAAAATTAGATGAGATATTAGAAGAACTTAGTGTGAAAAATCCAGAAAGCTATATAATAGATCTAAGAAATAATGGAGGAGGATATATGTATTCTGCGGTAGATATAGCAGGAAATTTTATAGGAAATAATTTGGCGCTAATAGTTGAGGACAAGTATAAGAATAAAATGGGATATTTAACAGGGGGACATAAAATTGTAATAGATAAACCAGTTATATTTTTGACTAATGGAAATACAGCTAGCGCTTCTGAGATATTAGCTGCTGCAGTTAAGGATTATAAAAAAGCATTTTTTATAGGTAATGTTACCTATGGAAAAGGAGTAGCACAACAAATATTTGAACTGTCCAATGGAAGTGCGTTAAAATTGACTACAGAAGAATTTTATTCCCCTCTCGGCAATGTAATACAAAAAGTAGGAATAAAACCTGACTTGGATACAGGTGATTTAGATGCTTTAAAAGTAGCTCAGTTATTATCAGGAAAATGTAGAAATAATACAGACAAGACTGGATTTTTAAAGATTACATTAAATGAAAGAGAATTTAATATAGATTTAAATATGGCTAAAAGTGAAGAATATTGGACAACTTTTAAATATATAATAGAACATGTATCGAAATCTAAAGTTTATATAGGAACTAAAAATGGTTGGACAAATGTTCCAAATGATTACTTTAATAATATATATAAATTTTTCTATTCTAATTATAAGTTATTGGATACTTTAAATAAGGTACCAGAAGATAAGTCATTTACCGTGACTTTTAACAAAGAAATAAATTTTGATTTAAGTAATAATATAACCATGGAGATTATAAACAGTAACACAGGTAAGAGAATAGATTTTGATATAAACATTTTAAAAGGCAATAAGGCTGTTCTTACCCCTAAAGAAAAATTGGATAAAGGACAAACTTATTATATAAAAATTAAAAATGTCATAAAGCCTGTTGTTGTAAAAAAATAG
- a CDS encoding cell wall-binding repeat-containing protein, producing MNIRKIGCLLLAILCLNFGILNQAEAAITPERIGGFTRYDTSVLICKNGWQESSDYAVIVSGQDFQDTLCAVPLAKKYNAPILLTPKDKLDNPVQWINLNKELYRLKVKKIFLIGGESSISPDIEHEFIDRGIEITRIDGKDKYDTSFKIAEIVGVENGIVMVNEKNYSDSITMSSIAASKGMPLILVPKTVDSTFQKSIEDISKYVPKVYVVGDSNLISDDIISRFNNADRILGKDEYEISVNALEKFQNDVNYDTVYLANEDDLSDGLLGSAVAALTSSPIILIKDKYDSRIQDYLRNKLNLIRKINVLGGQGVISDSTLESILLISKNEIINDNIVNTSMNEGEVNSIGKGIEHSAYNQLDEPTKTIQEESKYIISLINNSKIDLSAKVSSQEEKALGNMQKDVTIQVAGMNIQTTGWLVIDNTGIREVVKIPDILRPYLPKEVQEKQYIIMDPLAIISNGDNSSSDFRDMANFENNFQPQFESFLKKYSEGWNSGFDFITYKGLMRMDTEEGPKYAKTYNLKLTDVTFKSILDYTQKNFMQDKDFISFVKQLLITCIDLSKDGNKDIQKKQLENTFALMYSHPETALSNMKNFMDAVKDVNIIGDNGVDITYNICDGYIVGENGTVDLNTSIGKLISIINSASEKGEKITADNIKSALDLGFNFSVESYNRNKSVEINLPEVTETNSIDYNEIVKINNNKKK from the coding sequence GTGAATATAAGAAAGATTGGGTGTTTGCTTTTAGCTATTTTATGTTTAAACTTCGGGATTTTAAATCAGGCTGAAGCTGCAATTACACCAGAACGTATAGGTGGTTTTACCAGATATGACACTTCTGTTTTAATCTGCAAAAATGGGTGGCAGGAAAGTTCAGATTATGCAGTGATAGTTAGTGGACAAGATTTCCAGGATACATTGTGTGCGGTACCTCTTGCTAAAAAATATAATGCACCTATTTTATTAACTCCAAAAGATAAATTGGATAATCCTGTGCAATGGATTAATTTAAATAAAGAACTTTATAGATTGAAGGTAAAAAAGATATTCTTAATAGGAGGAGAAAGTTCTATATCCCCTGATATAGAACATGAATTTATAGATAGGGGAATTGAAATTACAAGAATAGATGGAAAAGATAAATATGATACTTCCTTTAAAATAGCTGAAATAGTGGGCGTGGAAAATGGAATAGTAATGGTAAATGAAAAAAATTATTCGGATTCTATTACAATGTCCTCTATTGCGGCCTCTAAGGGAATGCCTTTAATATTAGTACCTAAGACTGTTGACAGCACTTTTCAAAAAAGTATTGAAGATATTAGTAAATATGTACCCAAGGTCTATGTGGTTGGAGACAGTAATTTAATAAGTGATGATATTATCAGTAGATTTAATAATGCAGATAGAATTCTAGGAAAAGACGAGTATGAGATAAGTGTAAATGCACTTGAAAAGTTTCAAAATGATGTAAATTATGATACAGTTTATCTGGCAAATGAAGATGATTTATCAGACGGATTATTAGGTTCTGCTGTGGCAGCTTTGACTTCATCTCCTATCATATTGATAAAAGATAAGTATGATAGCAGAATTCAAGATTACCTGAGAAATAAACTGAATTTAATAAGAAAAATAAATGTCTTAGGTGGACAAGGGGTTATAAGTGACTCTACTCTGGAAAGTATATTGCTCATATCTAAAAATGAAATTATAAATGATAATATAGTAAATACTTCTATGAATGAAGGAGAAGTAAATTCTATAGGAAAGGGTATTGAACATTCAGCTTATAACCAGCTAGATGAACCAACTAAAACAATTCAGGAAGAAAGTAAATATATAATTTCACTTATAAATAATTCTAAAATAGACTTAAGCGCTAAGGTTAGCAGCCAGGAGGAAAAAGCTTTAGGAAATATGCAAAAAGATGTTACAATACAAGTTGCAGGTATGAATATACAGACCACGGGTTGGCTGGTTATAGATAATACAGGGATTAGGGAAGTTGTTAAGATACCGGATATATTAAGACCTTACCTTCCAAAAGAAGTTCAGGAAAAACAATATATAATTATGGATCCTTTAGCTATAATAAGTAATGGCGACAATAGTAGTTCGGATTTTAGAGATATGGCCAATTTTGAAAACAATTTCCAGCCTCAATTTGAAAGCTTTTTAAAAAAGTATTCAGAAGGGTGGAATTCAGGATTTGATTTTATAACCTATAAGGGGTTAATGAGAATGGATACTGAAGAAGGACCAAAGTATGCTAAAACTTATAATTTAAAACTTACAGATGTTACTTTTAAATCAATATTGGACTATACTCAAAAAAATTTTATGCAGGATAAAGATTTCATAAGTTTTGTAAAACAATTATTAATTACATGTATAGACCTTTCTAAGGATGGAAATAAAGATATACAAAAAAAACAGTTGGAGAATACCTTTGCTCTTATGTACTCACACCCAGAAACAGCTCTAAGCAACATGAAAAATTTTATGGATGCTGTAAAAGATGTAAATATAATTGGAGATAATGGGGTGGATATAACTTATAATATATGTGATGGATATATTGTGGGGGAAAATGGCACTGTAGATTTAAATACGAGCATTGGTAAACTTATATCAATTATAAATAGCGCAAGTGAAAAGGGAGAAAAAATAACAGCAGATAATATAAAAAGTGCTTTGGATTTAGGATTTAACTTTAGTGTGGAAAGTTATAATAGAAACAAAAGTGTGGAAATAAATTTGCCGGAAGTTACCGAAACCAATTCTATAGATTATAATGAAATTGTAAAGATCAACAATAATAAAAAGAAATAG
- a CDS encoding penicillin-binding transpeptidase domain-containing protein produces the protein MKGKFLWITLIIVIILVIFNISLYSKEKMVTKGINAYIKAWEKSDYKLMYSKIDEESKDDIKDEDFINRYGNIYNGIGVKNIDVSIDTNKNIKYEDGNALVPIKVNMETIAGKLNFTNTITLKKENSSGKTDWKVVWSPKAIFPDLSQGDKVRIDTVEGKRGSIKDRNDNIIAEDGYVSQVGIVPGDLGENGETSKKNIAGILGISEEDINKKLSASYVKPYMFVPIKIIPADDERLNILKEIKGVSITDKKARIYPLKDAAAHLSGYVQTVTEEDIKANKNYNLGDVIGKTGLEKIYESTLRAQNGYEIYIVDKNDNKKKILIKREVHNGKDIKLTIDSKVQSLLYDKLKNDAAMAVSMNPKTGEVLSLVSTPSFDPNDFVMGMSEDMWNSLNEDSRRPFYNRFQSNVVPGSVFKPVTAAIALKGKKLDPEVSKNITGLKWQKDSSWGSYYVTRVKDYGQPSNLLNALIYSDNIYFAQTALDIGKDIMETELKNFGLGEKMIFEYGLSKSQLSSDGNIQNDIQLADSGYGQGEILLNPVHLMAIYDSFVNEGSIVKPYLLYRNDKKVDIWKKSVYSKEVADIILKDLIQVVSNPAGTGHEAYISGVTLAGKTGTAEIKNSQQDNTGTEIGWFAAVNVDNPDLLVVAMVENAKDKGGSHYVVPIVKEVFQEK, from the coding sequence ATGAAAGGTAAATTTTTATGGATAACACTTATAATAGTTATAATATTAGTTATATTTAATATTTCATTATATAGTAAAGAGAAAATGGTAACGAAGGGTATAAATGCATATATAAAAGCCTGGGAAAAAAGTGATTATAAACTGATGTATAGTAAAATAGATGAGGAAAGTAAAGATGATATTAAAGATGAGGATTTTATAAATCGATATGGTAATATTTATAATGGAATAGGAGTAAAGAATATAGATGTAAGTATTGATACAAATAAGAATATAAAGTATGAAGATGGAAATGCTCTGGTTCCGATTAAGGTGAATATGGAGACAATTGCAGGAAAATTAAATTTTACAAATACTATAACTTTAAAGAAAGAAAATAGCAGTGGAAAAACTGATTGGAAAGTAGTATGGAGTCCCAAAGCCATATTTCCAGATTTAAGTCAGGGGGATAAGGTTAGAATAGATACTGTGGAAGGGAAAAGAGGTAGTATTAAAGACAGAAATGACAATATCATAGCAGAGGATGGATATGTATCACAAGTTGGTATTGTTCCAGGAGATCTTGGAGAAAACGGAGAAACTTCTAAAAAAAATATAGCAGGTATTTTAGGAATTTCAGAGGAGGATATAAATAAGAAGTTATCAGCTTCTTATGTAAAGCCTTATATGTTTGTACCTATAAAAATTATACCAGCAGATGATGAAAGGTTAAATATACTTAAAGAAATTAAAGGGGTATCCATAACTGATAAAAAGGCAAGAATATATCCATTAAAAGATGCTGCAGCTCATTTATCAGGATACGTACAGACTGTAACTGAAGAGGATATAAAAGCAAATAAAAATTATAATTTAGGAGATGTAATAGGGAAAACTGGCCTGGAAAAGATATATGAAAGTACTTTAAGGGCACAAAATGGCTATGAAATTTATATTGTAGACAAAAACGATAATAAGAAAAAGATACTCATTAAACGTGAGGTACATAATGGGAAAGATATTAAACTTACCATAGATTCTAAGGTTCAGAGTTTACTTTATGATAAATTAAAAAATGATGCAGCCATGGCAGTGAGCATGAATCCTAAGACTGGTGAAGTTCTGTCTCTTGTAAGCACTCCTTCTTTTGATCCTAATGATTTTGTAATGGGAATGTCTGAAGATATGTGGAATAGTTTGAATGAGGACAGCAGGCGGCCTTTTTATAATCGCTTTCAAAGCAATGTGGTGCCAGGCTCTGTTTTTAAACCTGTAACTGCAGCTATAGCTTTAAAAGGTAAAAAATTAGATCCTGAAGTATCCAAAAATATTACAGGGCTTAAATGGCAAAAAGACAGCAGCTGGGGATCATATTATGTTACCAGGGTTAAGGATTACGGCCAGCCAAGTAATCTTTTAAATGCTCTTATCTATTCTGATAACATATATTTTGCACAAACTGCACTTGACATTGGAAAGGATATTATGGAAACTGAACTTAAAAATTTTGGGCTTGGAGAAAAGATGATTTTTGAATATGGCCTGTCAAAATCACAGTTATCATCGGATGGAAATATACAGAATGACATACAATTGGCAGATAGCGGATATGGTCAAGGGGAAATATTGCTGAATCCTGTACATCTCATGGCTATTTATGATTCTTTTGTAAATGAAGGAAGCATTGTAAAGCCATATCTTTTATATAGAAATGATAAGAAAGTAGATATATGGAAGAAAAGTGTATATTCAAAAGAAGTGGCAGATATTATTTTAAAGGATTTGATACAGGTAGTTTCAAATCCCGCTGGAACTGGACATGAAGCATATATATCTGGAGTAACTTTAGCGGGCAAGACAGGTACTGCGGAAATAAAAAATTCCCAGCAAGATAACACGGGTACAGAAATAGGATGGTTCGCTGCAGTAAATGTAGACAATCCAGATCTTCTTGTGGTGGCCATGGTGGAAAATGCCAAGGATAAAGGCGGAAGTCATTATGTAGTTCCAATAGTAAAAGAGGTTTTTCAGGAAAAATAA